The proteins below come from a single Maylandia zebra isolate NMK-2024a linkage group LG23, Mzebra_GT3a, whole genome shotgun sequence genomic window:
- the LOC101470711 gene encoding nucleoside hydrolase: MKKLIIDVDAGVDDAIAIMMALSTPDVEVLGITCCYGNTSVENVLRNVLRVLKVCDRLDIPVYRGCSKPLVDHENHADNFFGSDGFGDVPDPHAPSLDLVQQKKAKQAIIDLVNTNDKEVILISTAPLMNLAAAVQLDPSLPKKLKALYIMGGTIEARGNITICGEFNFVCDPEAAYIVLDRYTCPTYIATWEFTCWNCLPWSFCDTWLSVHTEKSDFVEKILRISRQKCEQKHQEFNPCDAYAMAAAINDAVIPKSEEVAVTVELQGIYTRGMMVLDRDEKLKKEHKVFIMKNVDLEKFKEMLINAVKKSDAVHSET; this comes from the exons atgaagaagctcatcaTTGATGTGGATGCTGGGGTGGATGATGCTATTGCCATCATGATGGCCCTCTCCACACCTGATGTGGAAGTTTTGGGGATCACCTGCTGCTATGGCAACACGTCTGTGGAGAATGTCCTCAGAAATGTCCTTCGTGTCCTGAAAGTCTGCGACAGGCTGGAC ATTCCAGTGTACCGTGGCTGCTCAAAGCCTTTGGTGGACCATGAAAACCATGCAGATAATTTCTTTGGATCAGACGGGTTTGGGGACGTTCCAGATCCACACGCACCAAGCCTGGATCTGGTGCAgcagaaaaaagccaaacaggcCATTATTGACCTTGTGAACACAAATGATAAAGAG GTGATCCTCATATCCACTGCCCCCCTCATGAACCTGGCTGCAGCAGTGCAGTTGGACCCTTCCTTGCCTAAAAAGCTTAAGGCGCTCTACATCATGGGGGGAACCATTGAAG CCAGGGGTAACATCACAATATGTGGAGAGTTTAACTTTGTGTGTGACCCAGAGGCTGCTTACATCGTGTTGGACCGCTACACATGCCCAACCTACATCGCTACCTGGGAGTTCACCTGCTGGAACTGCCTGCCATGG TCTTTCTGTGACACCTGGTTATCTGTACATACTGAAAAATCAGACTTTGTGGAAAAGATTTTACGCATCTCAAGACAG AAGTGTGAACAGAAACATCAAGAATTTAATCCCTGTGACGCCTACGCCATGGCTGCAGCCATCAATGATGCAGTCATACCTAAGAGTGAAGAG GTTGCAGTGACGGTGGAGTTGCAGGGGATCTACACTCGAGGcatgatggtgctggaccgcGACGAGAAGctgaaaaaagaacacaaagtctTCATCATGAAGAACGTCGACTTGGAGAAGTTCAAGGAAATGTTGATTAATGCAGTCAAAAAGAGTGATGCTGTACACTCTGAGACCTGA